GCGCGACGGAATTGACGGTGATCCCGAACGGCCCCAGCTCCAGCGCGAGCTGGCGGGTGAGCCCGACGAGGGCGTGCTTGGCCGAGCAGTAGGCCTGGATGCCGGTGAGACTCGGCTTCAGGCCCGCGCCGGAGGAGATCGTCACGATCCGCCCCTCCCCGCGCGCCTTCATCGCCGGAACGAGCGTCGTCAGGACGTTGACCGCGCTCGTGACGTTCGCGTCGTAGATGTCGCGCCAGCCGTCCGGCGTCGTCGCCTCGAACGGGGCGGGCAACTGGCCACGCACGCCGCCGGCGGCGTGGACGACGACGTCCGCCTCGACCCCGGCCAGACGTTCCGCCACCGCCGCCCGGTCGGAGAGGTCGAGCGCGACGGTCTCGCAGTCGCCGGCGACGGCGCCGAGCCGCGCGCCGAGCGCATCCAGTTCATCGGCGAGGACGTCGAGGGCGACCACCCTCGCGCCACGGGCGGCGAAGCCCTCGGCGATGGCGCCGCCGATCCCGCGGGCGGCACCGGTGACGACGACAGTCTTCGCGGCGAACTCGATCAGCATTACTCGGCCGCCTCCTTCATGGGTGCGGCGAGCTGCGGGTGGGCCTTGAACGTCTCGGCGAGGGCGGCGCGGACCTCCGTGCCGGTGCCGGTGATCTGCTCCTTCGGGAGGGCGGCGATCGCCTCGAACACGCGGCGCTTCACGAAATGGCGCCAGTGGACCGGCATCGCCAGCAGCGCCTCCATGAGGGCGGCGTAATTCGCCTCGGTCCACACCGCCTCGTAGGCGTCGCGGTTGTCGTTGTAGGCGAAGTGTTCGCCCGTCGGTGCGGGCGCGGCCGCGCGGAGCGCTGCGGTCGCGGCCTGGTCGACCGTCCGGCCGTCGGTGGCGACGCCGTACGCGCGGGCGGCCGCCTCGGCGGTGACCTTGCCGGTCGCAACGTCGAAGGCGACGGCGGCGGGGTCGCGGGTGAAGGGATCGCCCCACCCTCCTCCGCCGCCGGAGGTCGTCCAGAAGACGTCACCGGGGTCGAGGCGCACGACGTCGGTGTTGCCGAGGTCGGTGACGGTGCCGTCGGCGGCGGTGCGGGTGAAGTGGCTGGAGCCGCCGGCCTGGCCGCCCGCGGTGCCCCATGCGGCGAAGAAGGTCCGGTCGCGGTTGCGCGCGGTGACCACCGTGTCGGGCGAGAAGACCTCGACCTCCAGCTCGGTGGCGAGGCCGCCGCGATGCTTCCCCGCGCCGCCGGAGTCCGGGATCAGCCCGTAGCGGCGGAACTTGATCGGCACCTCCACCTCGTTGATCTCCACCGGGGTGTTCTTCAGGAACGAGGAGGTGGCGCCCGAGCCGTCGGTCCCGTCCCCCCGGGCCGAGCCGCCCGCGCCGCCGGTCACCGGGTCGATGGAGGCCATCACCGTGCGCCCGGCGCGCGGGTCGTAGGTCCGCACGTTCATGATGCCGCCGCCGCCCGCGGGACCGGCCGGCAAGCGGTCGGGCAGCGCCTTGGAGAAGGCGCCGACGATGAGCCCCTGCAGCCGGTTCGCCGTCATCGAGCGCATGCCCACGGCGGCCGGCGCGATCGGGTTCAGGATCGACCCCTCGGCGACGCGGCACTCGGCCGGGCGCGAGGTGCCGCCATTGAGCGGCATCGTCGGGTCGAGCGTGTAGAGGACGTAGTTGTAGCCCACCATCAGCAGGATGTGCCGCGGATTGCCGCCCGTCGGCACGTTGAGGGCCGAGAGGAGCTGCGGGTCGGAGCCGGTGAGGTCGAGGATCGCCCGGTCGCCGCGGATCTGCAGGTTGAGGGCGAGCCGTGCCGGGACGCCGCCGACGCTGTCCTCGTCCATGTAGTCGGCGAAGAAGTAGTCCCCGTCGGGGATGCCGGAGAGGACGGCGCGCGCGTGGCTCTCGCCGAGGTCGAGAAGGTCTTCGGTGCCGCCCTTGAAGGTTTCGACGCCGAACTTCCCGATCATCTCTTGGACCTCGCGCTCG
The window above is part of the Acuticoccus sediminis genome. Proteins encoded here:
- a CDS encoding hydantoinase B/oxoprolinase family protein; this translates as MRIDPVKLRVFENHAQAVAESMAYTLFRTAHSTFVKETEDFTTGLTTPSGMTFASPRDLGATWFVGLDYSGAISMIPDYKPGDICITNDPYSGYVCTHTPDMHIWKPIFWEGEIVAFAVGHIHNTDMGGAVPASLSRANTEVHQEGIRFRPTKLYSDGRFDDQLLDTMMTNVRMPEQNHGDLQAQIAAVNTGEREVQEMIGKFGVETFKGGTEDLLDLGESHARAVLSGIPDGDYFFADYMDEDSVGGVPARLALNLQIRGDRAILDLTGSDPQLLSALNVPTGGNPRHILLMVGYNYVLYTLDPTMPLNGGTSRPAECRVAEGSILNPIAPAAVGMRSMTANRLQGLIVGAFSKALPDRLPAGPAGGGGIMNVRTYDPRAGRTVMASIDPVTGGAGGSARGDGTDGSGATSSFLKNTPVEINEVEVPIKFRRYGLIPDSGGAGKHRGGLATELEVEVFSPDTVVTARNRDRTFFAAWGTAGGQAGGSSHFTRTAADGTVTDLGNTDVVRLDPGDVFWTTSGGGGGWGDPFTRDPAAVAFDVATGKVTAEAAARAYGVATDGRTVDQAATAALRAAAPAPTGEHFAYNDNRDAYEAVWTEANYAALMEALLAMPVHWRHFVKRRVFEAIAALPKEQITGTGTEVRAALAETFKAHPQLAAPMKEAAE
- a CDS encoding SDR family NAD(P)-dependent oxidoreductase produces the protein MLIEFAAKTVVVTGAARGIGGAIAEGFAARGARVVALDVLADELDALGARLGAVAGDCETVALDLSDRAAVAERLAGVEADVVVHAAGGVRGQLPAPFEATTPDGWRDIYDANVTSAVNVLTTLVPAMKARGEGRIVTISSGAGLKPSLTGIQAYCSAKHALVGLTRQLALELGPFGITVNSVAPGFLRTSPDYERQWASYGPERQEAMVNAIAMRRLGAPEDIAHAVMFLASPFAGWITGQVLPVSGHPFP